A single region of the Sorex araneus isolate mSorAra2 chromosome 7, mSorAra2.pri, whole genome shotgun sequence genome encodes:
- the LOC129406492 gene encoding cell division control protein 42 homolog, with protein sequence MQTIKCVVVGDGAVGKTCLLIAYTTNKFPSEYVPTVFDNYAVTLVIGGKPYTLGLFDTAGQEDYDRLRPLSYPQTDVFLVCFSVVSPSSFENMKEKWVAEIAHHCPKTPFLLVGTQIDLRDDPSTTEKLAKNKQKPITPETAEKLALDLKAVKYMECSALTQKGLEDVFDEAILAALEPPEPKKSRRCVLLCTSLQSPFCTAGVGIILKAMFKSN encoded by the coding sequence ATGCAGACAATTAAGTGTGTTGTTGTGGGTGATGGTGCCGTTGGTAAAACATGTCTCCTGATAGCCTATACAACAAACAAATTTCCATCTGAGTATGTACCAACGGTTTTTGACAACTATGCAGTCACTCTTGTGATTGGTGGAAAGCCATATACTCTGGGACTTTTTGATACGGCAGGGCAAGAGGATTATGACAGATTACGGCCACTGAGTTACCCACAAACAGATGTATTTTTAGTCTGCTTTTCAGTGGTCTCTCCGTCctcatttgaaaatatgaaagaaaagtgGGTGGCTGAGATAGCTCACCACTGTCCAAAGACTCCTTTCTTACTTGTTGGGACCCAAATTGATCTCAGAGATGACCCCTCTACTACTGAAAAACTTGCCAAGAACAAACAGAAGCCTATCACTCCAGAGACTGCGGAAAAGCTGGCGCTCGACCTGAAGGCTGTTAAATATATGGAGTGCTCTGCACTCACACAGAAAGGCCTAGAGGATGTATTTGATGAAGCAATATTGGCTGCCCTGGAGCCTCCAGAGCCGAAGAAGAGCCGCAGGTGTGTGCTGCTATGCACGTCTCTCCAGAGTCCTTTCTGCACAGCTGGTGTCGGCATCATACTAAAAGCAATGTTTAAATCAaactaa